From Candidatus Bathyarchaeota archaeon, a single genomic window includes:
- a CDS encoding D-glycerate dehydrogenase has product MKPKVLVTRRIPEAGLEILERSCELEVRDSRLPPSKEELTSLIGDVDGLICLLTDRIDGDVIAAGEELRVISSYSAGVDHIDVDAATKAGIYVTNTPDVLTDATADHAWALLMAAARRIVEADKYVRSGRWREGWDPLLLLGAPVWGKTIGFIGFGRIGVAAARRAKGFQMRILYYSRRRIPIDLERELSAEYRPLEDLLREADFVSLHVPLTPETRHLINRERLRLMKPTAILINTSRGGVVDQEDLVEALREGWIAAAGLDVFEDEPVKPGDPLLSLENVVLTPHVGSATREARTRMAVMAAENLLSVLRGVEPRHLVNPEVKDVRPLEEVKLL; this is encoded by the coding sequence ATGAAGCCTAAGGTTTTAGTTACTAGGAGGATCCCCGAAGCCGGGTTAGAGATCTTAGAGAGGTCCTGCGAACTAGAAGTGAGAGATTCGAGGCTTCCCCCCTCCAAGGAGGAGCTGACCTCCCTTATAGGGGATGTGGACGGCCTCATATGCCTACTCACGGATAGGATCGACGGGGATGTCATAGCGGCCGGCGAGGAGCTCAGGGTCATAAGCTCCTACAGCGCGGGCGTCGATCACATCGACGTGGACGCGGCCACCAAGGCGGGGATATACGTCACCAATACGCCCGATGTCCTGACCGATGCTACAGCCGACCACGCCTGGGCCCTCCTGATGGCCGCGGCTAGGAGGATCGTGGAAGCCGATAAATACGTCAGGTCTGGACGCTGGAGGGAAGGCTGGGATCCCCTCCTCCTGCTGGGAGCCCCGGTCTGGGGCAAGACCATAGGTTTCATAGGGTTCGGCCGTATAGGAGTGGCCGCGGCCAGGAGGGCCAAAGGGTTCCAGATGCGCATATTATATTATTCCCGGAGGAGGATCCCCATCGATTTGGAGAGGGAGCTCTCAGCCGAGTATAGGCCGTTGGAGGACCTGCTGAGGGAGGCGGACTTCGTCTCCCTCCATGTACCATTAACCCCTGAGACCCGGCACCTCATAAACCGGGAGAGGCTTAGGCTTATGAAGCCCACAGCCATCCTCATCAACACCTCCAGGGGAGGCGTCGTGGACCAGGAGGACCTGGTTGAAGCCCTAAGGGAGGGATGGATCGCCGCGGCGGGCCTGGACGTCTTCGAGGATGAGCCCGTCAAGCCGGGGGATCCCCTCCTAAGCCTCGAAAACGTGGTTCTAACGCCCCACGTAGGGAGCGCGACCAGGGAGGCGAGGACGAGGATGGCCGTCATGGCCGCTGAAAACCTCCTATCAGTGCTGAGGGGGGTGGAGCCGAGGCACCTGGTGAACCCTGAGGTTAAGGATGTCCGCCCCCTGGAAGAGGTTAAACTATTATGA
- a CDS encoding DUF367 family protein, giving the protein MEKPCEDYKWMKRPKLYVYLLGQDDPHRCTSGKLVRFGYAIPITRQSIISRRSILLNPFAESIITPLDRGPAEKFGIVALDCSWNKALEVFSKPWRGVHRRLPLLIPGNPVSYGKPGRLSSLEALAATLIIISHEELARRILSLYKWGATFLELNRNLFDIYRKSRGEKDIREVEREILDQPYPTSQLVF; this is encoded by the coding sequence ATGGAGAAGCCCTGTGAAGATTATAAGTGGATGAAGCGTCCTAAACTCTACGTATACCTATTGGGGCAGGATGATCCCCATAGGTGCACCTCAGGGAAGCTGGTGAGGTTCGGATATGCCATCCCCATAACCCGGCAAAGCATAATTAGCCGGAGGAGCATCCTACTCAACCCCTTCGCAGAATCCATAATTACACCCTTAGACCGGGGTCCAGCCGAAAAGTTCGGGATCGTAGCATTGGACTGCAGTTGGAATAAGGCTTTAGAGGTCTTCTCAAAGCCTTGGCGTGGCGTACATAGGAGACTTCCCCTCCTTATACCTGGGAACCCTGTAAGCTATGGTAAGCCGGGGAGGCTGAGCTCCCTAGAAGCCCTAGCAGCCACGCTCATCATAATATCCCATGAGGAGTTAGCCCGGAGAATACTAAGCCTATATAAATGGGGGGCCACATTCCTGGAGCTTAACAGGAACCTGTTCGACATCTACCGTAAATCAAGAGGGGAAAAGGATATCCGTGAAGTTGAAAGGGAGATCCTAGATCAACCATATCCCACATCCCAACTAGTATTTTAA
- a CDS encoding type II toxin-antitoxin system VapC family toxin, with the protein MKRYVIDAGVLSLHFIGDERVKPYFEEVARGDAQASISDVNLAEYYYKTCEKLGREVADLRYHQIRGSGIEAIATDEELTWRAGEKKCKYRGGLSLTGCFSLALSELKKATLLTTDSELAKVKEVPVKHFPV; encoded by the coding sequence ATGAAGAGGTACGTGATCGACGCCGGTGTCTTATCCCTTCACTTTATCGGCGACGAAAGGGTTAAACCGTACTTCGAAGAGGTTGCCCGAGGTGATGCTCAAGCATCCATCTCCGACGTAAACCTCGCCGAATACTATTATAAGACATGTGAAAAGCTTGGGAGAGAAGTCGCCGATCTCCGATACCATCAGATCAGGGGGTCAGGTATTGAGGCAATCGCAACCGATGAGGAGCTGACATGGAGGGCGGGCGAGAAGAAATGCAAGTATAGAGGCGGGTTGTCCCTTACAGGCTGCTTCTCCCTAGCCCTCTCCGAGCTGAAGAAAGCGACACTTCTAACAACGGACAGCGAACTAGCGAAGGTTAAGGAGGTGCCCGTTAAGCATTTCCCGGTTTAA